From the genome of Methanorbis furvi, one region includes:
- a CDS encoding lectin like domain-containing protein translates to MIRRLLVLFLLFIIITSPTVVASPASFDLRELHAVTFAKSQGDANTCWAFGVVNAAESNIITKGLADADSLDLSELHLAYFAYNRDEVSVDAVQEGLEGLRGDFISLSDEKSYLEAGGNELFAAFVLASWFGFVNESIAPYENISALDSSLAHAANSYYLVNSSWLKFSEPDAIKRMMMKTGAASVGLYSNDSYYRNDTFAYYCFDHADSSHTVGLVGWDDNFSRENFTVVPPGDGAWLMKNSWGPEFGDNGFFWVSYYDTSLDNAVFYDVVPAETFDHNYQYDGGILPTSMPVASNGSDEITVSAANIFTAKGYESLRAVSFFTFNKNVSYDIFVSINGVKFGSALKRVVSGTAETPGYHTIPLPRPLLLRPNESFAVTVTLRAEADTSDFFENPGLSLPLDLTQRHQIFISTSVSEENQSYLFDEDEGAWTDIGAHGDVNVRIKAFTVDAGTR, encoded by the coding sequence ATGATCCGCCGGCTGCTTGTTCTTTTTCTTCTCTTCATCATCATCACATCTCCGACAGTCGTGGCATCCCCCGCATCCTTTGATCTGCGTGAGCTGCATGCCGTAACTTTTGCAAAGTCGCAAGGAGATGCCAACACCTGCTGGGCGTTCGGTGTTGTGAACGCTGCCGAGTCAAACATCATCACAAAAGGCCTTGCGGATGCTGACTCTCTTGATCTCTCGGAGCTGCACCTCGCCTACTTTGCCTACAATCGCGACGAGGTAAGTGTTGATGCTGTCCAAGAGGGACTCGAAGGACTTCGCGGCGACTTCATCAGTCTCTCTGACGAAAAATCGTATCTTGAAGCAGGAGGCAACGAACTTTTTGCCGCGTTCGTTCTTGCGTCATGGTTCGGGTTTGTGAACGAATCCATCGCTCCTTACGAAAATATTTCGGCTCTTGATTCCTCGCTTGCGCATGCGGCAAACTCGTATTATCTCGTGAACTCTTCATGGCTCAAGTTCAGTGAGCCGGATGCGATCAAACGCATGATGATGAAAACCGGAGCTGCGTCTGTTGGTCTCTACTCAAACGACTCCTACTACCGCAACGACACCTTCGCTTACTACTGTTTTGATCATGCGGACAGTTCTCACACCGTCGGCCTTGTCGGATGGGATGATAATTTTTCCAGGGAAAATTTTACCGTCGTCCCTCCGGGTGACGGTGCATGGCTGATGAAAAACAGCTGGGGACCTGAGTTTGGGGACAATGGATTTTTCTGGGTCTCGTACTATGATACCTCGCTTGACAATGCGGTATTTTATGATGTCGTCCCTGCCGAGACATTTGATCACAATTACCAGTACGACGGCGGCATTCTGCCGACATCAATGCCGGTCGCTTCCAACGGCAGCGACGAAATAACAGTTTCTGCGGCGAACATCTTTACTGCGAAAGGATATGAGTCCCTTCGTGCGGTCTCGTTTTTCACCTTTAACAAAAATGTCTCGTATGATATTTTTGTCTCAATCAATGGAGTCAAATTCGGTAGCGCCCTCAAAAGAGTGGTGAGCGGAACTGCGGAAACCCCTGGGTATCACACGATTCCGCTCCCCCGCCCGCTTCTGCTTCGCCCGAACGAATCTTTTGCCGTCACGGTTACGCTTCGTGCAGAGGCTGACACCTCGGATTTTTTTGAAAACCCGGGCCTCTCCCTGCCGCTGGATCTCACCCAGCGGCATCAGATATTTATCTCAACCTCGGTGTCTGAGGAAAACCAGAGTTATCTGTTTGATGAGGATGAAGGGGCGTGGACCGATATTGGTGCGCACGGCGATGTGAACGTGAGGATCAAAGCGTTCACTGTCGACGCTGGCACGCGATAA
- a CDS encoding helix-turn-helix transcriptional regulator, with product MDNKIRELRATRSMTQQELADAVFVSSRTIISLEKGQYNPSVLLAHKIACIFDLPIEEVFIFSADDEPESVAK from the coding sequence ATGGATAACAAAATTCGGGAGCTGCGTGCCACACGCAGCATGACCCAGCAGGAGCTGGCTGATGCGGTCTTTGTATCCTCCCGGACAATTATCTCTCTGGAAAAAGGGCAGTATAATCCTTCAGTCCTGCTCGCCCACAAAATTGCCTGCATCTTTGATCTCCCGATCGAAGAGGTGTTCATCTTCTCAGCAGACGATGAACCAGAATCGGTGGCAAAATGA
- a CDS encoding 2,5-diamino-6-(ribosylamino)-4(3H)-pyrimidinone 5'-phosphate reductase, translated as MRPYVIINAAMSADGKISTKEHRQTKISGDQDFARVDRLRADCDAVMVGIGTILADDSSLRLKNPDLIAERTAQGREEQPMRIVIDSQAKMPPDGDMFKKGTGRRVIFVSDKAPEEKVAVLAKQATVIRAGTDQVDLGLVLDKLGEMGVQKLMVEGGATLLWSFTSQKLFDEIRIYVGALIIGGTDAPTLVDGTGFTRAEGFPRLTLKNIEKIDDGLLITWAKKE; from the coding sequence ATGCGCCCTTACGTCATCATCAACGCCGCAATGAGTGCTGATGGAAAAATATCCACCAAAGAACACCGGCAGACCAAAATCTCCGGAGACCAGGACTTTGCCCGCGTCGACAGGCTTCGGGCAGACTGCGACGCCGTCATGGTCGGAATTGGCACCATCCTTGCCGACGACTCCTCGCTTCGTCTCAAAAACCCTGACCTCATCGCCGAACGCACAGCACAGGGACGTGAGGAACAGCCGATGAGAATCGTCATCGACAGTCAGGCAAAGATGCCGCCGGACGGAGACATGTTCAAAAAAGGAACCGGCAGACGAGTCATCTTCGTCTCAGACAAGGCGCCTGAGGAAAAAGTTGCCGTCCTTGCAAAACAGGCGACCGTTATTCGTGCGGGCACAGATCAGGTTGACCTCGGACTTGTCCTCGACAAACTCGGTGAAATGGGCGTACAAAAACTCATGGTCGAAGGAGGCGCAACCCTTCTCTGGTCATTCACCAGCCAGAAACTCTTCGACGAAATACGCATCTATGTCGGAGCGCTCATCATCGGCGGAACGGACGCACCCACCCTCGTTGACGGGACAGGATTCACCCGTGCCGAAGGCTTTCCCCGTCTCACTCTCAAAAATATTGAAAAAATTGATGACGGTCTGCTCATAACCTGGGCAAAAAAAGAATAA
- a CDS encoding DUF2156 domain-containing protein, producing MTLSEADYKPVTLKDKPVFDKIFAQYPQVHSEYSFMNMVCWEHYAPYSFTVQDGRLLTACTVDGETTYRAPVGEPAPKLFEEVLALAKECGGKMAMDFYNESDVRYLKEVHPETPVYTNRGFSEYYYRTVELAELKGRKYLNIRGQINRFNAEYCHTTERITIDILPEVREMIEEWSISKHCEANLIMKEELTAVLFALEHWQELGCEGLAIRIMPEGNIAAIAVWEFFNESTALIHFEKGFVKYKGIYKIINQETAKCLRAKCEWVNRESDMDVPGLREAKMRYHPNHCAKAWYIKKKEIVL from the coding sequence ATGACACTCAGTGAAGCAGACTATAAACCAGTTACCCTGAAGGACAAACCAGTCTTCGACAAAATATTTGCACAATACCCGCAAGTACACTCCGAGTACTCGTTCATGAACATGGTCTGCTGGGAACACTATGCCCCCTACTCATTTACCGTTCAGGACGGAAGACTGCTCACCGCCTGCACCGTAGACGGCGAAACAACCTACCGCGCACCCGTGGGGGAACCAGCCCCAAAACTATTCGAAGAAGTCCTCGCACTCGCAAAAGAGTGCGGCGGAAAAATGGCCATGGACTTCTACAACGAATCAGACGTCCGCTACCTCAAAGAAGTTCACCCCGAAACCCCGGTCTACACCAACCGAGGATTTTCCGAGTATTATTACCGAACCGTTGAACTCGCCGAACTCAAAGGAAGAAAATATCTCAACATCCGCGGCCAGATCAACAGATTCAACGCCGAGTACTGCCACACAACCGAACGAATCACAATCGATATCCTGCCCGAAGTCCGGGAGATGATTGAGGAGTGGAGCATCTCAAAACACTGCGAAGCAAACCTGATCATGAAAGAGGAACTGACCGCTGTTTTGTTTGCGCTCGAACACTGGCAGGAACTTGGATGCGAAGGACTTGCAATCAGAATCATGCCTGAAGGAAACATTGCCGCAATTGCTGTCTGGGAGTTTTTCAATGAATCAACTGCGCTCATACATTTTGAAAAAGGGTTCGTGAAGTACAAGGGCATCTATAAGATCATCAATCAGGAGACGGCAAAATGTCTCCGGGCAAAATGCGAGTGGGTCAACAGAGAATCCGACATGGATGTTCCGGGACTGCGCGAGGCAAAGATGCGCTATCATCCCAACCACTGCGCAAAAGCATGGTATATCAAGAAGAAGGAGATTGTGCTCTGA
- a CDS encoding EF-Tu/IF-2/RF-3 family GTPase, whose amino-acid sequence MPNLTVAVLAPNGYARDIGKKGTSTDITFYNLKKGHDTVTLLEPTRYPDRLAPLFYVVSMAHEAIVVVDAITPMFAEWVLILDCAGVSKGTIILKNYIQPSDIAPLIKGTVLEGYEVCEEDFITLSANLLAKAATQPESEPKDGAVGSVPIDHHFNVRGIGTVILGCVVDGWIKKHDKMRVEPTGKTAQIRSVQKHDDDFTWGCAGDRVGCALKDIESDDLDRGFVLTTDPAVKSSTSITGQAHLVKYWPAAVKDQMVVSVGHWMQFLSARVVAVENGSDWHNPKLTIELETPVVYKPGDKAVLHYLDGGKLRIMGTITLP is encoded by the coding sequence ATGCCAAATCTTACGGTTGCTGTTCTTGCTCCCAACGGATATGCCCGCGATATCGGGAAAAAGGGAACAAGTACTGATATTACTTTCTATAATCTGAAGAAGGGACATGACACCGTCACGCTGCTTGAGCCGACCCGGTATCCTGACCGGCTTGCCCCGCTGTTTTATGTGGTCTCGATGGCTCACGAAGCAATTGTGGTGGTGGACGCTATCACCCCGATGTTTGCCGAGTGGGTTTTGATTCTGGACTGTGCCGGTGTTTCAAAGGGAACGATCATTCTGAAGAATTACATTCAGCCGTCTGATATTGCCCCGCTGATCAAGGGAACCGTTCTTGAAGGCTACGAGGTCTGCGAGGAGGATTTTATCACGCTTTCTGCAAATCTTCTTGCAAAAGCTGCCACACAGCCTGAGTCAGAACCAAAAGACGGTGCTGTGGGTTCGGTCCCCATCGATCACCACTTCAATGTGCGAGGAATTGGAACGGTTATTCTCGGCTGTGTTGTGGACGGCTGGATCAAGAAGCATGACAAAATGCGGGTTGAGCCAACCGGAAAAACCGCACAAATCCGTTCCGTGCAGAAGCATGATGATGACTTTACCTGGGGATGTGCAGGCGACCGTGTGGGCTGTGCACTGAAGGATATCGAGTCTGATGACCTTGACCGGGGTTTTGTTCTGACCACTGATCCTGCCGTGAAGAGTTCAACAAGCATCACCGGCCAGGCACATCTGGTGAAGTACTGGCCTGCGGCAGTGAAGGATCAGATGGTTGTTTCCGTCGGCCACTGGATGCAGTTCCTTTCTGCCCGGGTGGTTGCCGTTGAGAACGGTTCAGACTGGCATAACCCGAAACTTACCATTGAACTGGAGACTCCGGTCGTGTATAAACCGGGAGATAAGGCGGTTCTGCATTATCTGGACGGCGGAAAGCTGCGGATTATGGGGACGATTACCCTTCCCTGA
- a CDS encoding methyltransferase domain-containing protein produces the protein MNLLFELSGENTSLAIAEIACVGTVTRTATGAAIAEVEYPETTTRLAQTHVVMELIGECDGTSSALQELLTQLNIIADRPFACRVRKVHPSTVDAPQLELERMMGKSIRGTVCLSNPEVEYRALFTDNRCFLGKVLYTIDRGSYAYRNPQRRAFFHPGVMMPLMARTMVNLTHVMPGELLCDPFCGTGGMLLETELMGVVSIGSDYDPEMLEGCRSNLPDGAYVRADATRMPYPDGCFDAVATDLPYGQSTTVGADSLDTLYVDSLREIRRILKKGGRAVVVTHRDIRGLTDGLFEISGYYEQRVHKSLTRRILVLC, from the coding sequence ATGAACCTGCTGTTTGAACTCTCCGGAGAGAACACCTCTCTGGCTATCGCGGAAATTGCCTGCGTCGGAACGGTGACGCGAACGGCAACCGGTGCTGCGATCGCTGAGGTGGAGTATCCTGAGACGACGACACGACTTGCGCAGACCCATGTAGTTATGGAGCTGATTGGCGAATGCGACGGAACCAGCAGTGCCTTACAGGAACTGCTGACGCAGCTGAATATTATCGCTGACCGTCCCTTTGCCTGCAGAGTCAGAAAGGTTCATCCTTCCACCGTAGATGCGCCCCAGCTGGAGCTGGAGCGCATGATGGGGAAGAGCATACGCGGAACTGTGTGCCTCAGTAATCCTGAGGTTGAATATCGTGCGCTCTTCACCGATAACCGGTGTTTCCTCGGCAAGGTTCTCTACACCATTGACCGGGGATCTTATGCCTACCGTAATCCGCAGAGACGGGCCTTCTTCCATCCGGGAGTTATGATGCCCCTGATGGCAAGAACGATGGTGAACCTGACGCATGTTATGCCGGGAGAACTGTTGTGCGATCCGTTCTGCGGCACGGGAGGCATGCTGCTTGAGACCGAGCTGATGGGTGTTGTATCCATCGGCAGTGATTATGATCCCGAGATGCTTGAAGGATGCCGGAGCAATCTGCCCGACGGTGCATATGTTCGTGCGGACGCGACCAGGATGCCGTATCCTGACGGATGTTTTGATGCGGTCGCGACCGATTTACCCTACGGCCAGTCGACTACGGTTGGAGCTGATTCGCTGGACACGCTGTATGTGGACTCCCTGCGGGAAATCCGCCGCATCTTAAAGAAGGGCGGCCGTGCTGTTGTGGTTACGCACCGTGATATACGCGGCCTGACCGACGGTCTGTTTGAGATTTCGGGATATTATGAACAGCGAGTGCACAAGAGTCTGACACGCAGGATTCTGGTGCTCTGCTGA
- a CDS encoding DUF4013 domain-containing protein codes for MVIGIVENLYSSYDFTNKALKSFSDWLILIFINLMAVAGALLIFCGVFGMIISALSAYNLPTMTSNSMVLGDPISSSMTSAFAMAGIFSMVFIGLGIILALIFGILLTGVQIRAYRGGEFTLGSYGGMFLDGLLATIISFIYFIPYIIISILLNFGPMMNPAYVIASMIIEIVVMIVTMLFYLMAVIRFAKVQKFSAAFELKEILNVISTIGWLTYIVNIIVVGIVILVIYLILALIPVVGWGLLIVVMPFLIIWEARFFGALYESATATKEIEPASP; via the coding sequence ATGGTTATTGGCATTGTGGAGAACCTTTACAGTTCTTATGATTTTACCAACAAAGCACTCAAATCCTTTAGTGACTGGCTGATTCTGATCTTCATCAATCTTATGGCCGTCGCTGGTGCCCTTCTTATTTTTTGCGGCGTGTTCGGCATGATAATTTCAGCGTTGTCCGCGTACAACCTTCCAACGATGACGTCAAATTCAATGGTTCTGGGAGATCCGATTTCCTCCTCCATGACATCAGCGTTTGCCATGGCCGGTATTTTCTCAATGGTATTCATTGGTCTTGGCATAATTCTTGCCCTGATATTTGGTATTCTCCTGACCGGTGTTCAGATCCGCGCGTATCGCGGCGGCGAATTTACGCTTGGCTCCTATGGAGGCATGTTCCTTGATGGTCTGCTTGCAACAATCATCTCCTTCATCTACTTCATTCCCTACATTATCATCTCGATCCTGCTCAACTTCGGTCCGATGATGAACCCTGCATATGTCATTGCATCCATGATCATCGAGATCGTTGTCATGATAGTAACGATGCTGTTCTACCTCATGGCAGTCATCAGATTTGCAAAGGTCCAGAAGTTTAGTGCGGCATTTGAGTTAAAGGAAATCTTGAATGTGATCAGCACCATCGGCTGGCTGACGTACATTGTAAACATCATTGTTGTCGGCATCGTGATTCTGGTGATCTACCTGATCCTTGCTCTGATCCCTGTGGTCGGCTGGGGTTTACTGATTGTTGTTATGCCGTTCCTGATCATCTGGGAGGCAAGATTCTTCGGAGCCCTCTACGAGTCTGCAACTGCAACCAAGGAAATTGAACCTGCGTCCCCCTAA
- the uvrB gene encoding excinuclease ABC subunit UvrB, which translates to MAGMFEITSSFAPRGSQPEAIAELTDRILDGEQYQTLLGVTGSGKTFTIANVIANVQRPTLVLAHNKTLAAQLYNEFKEFFPNNHVEYFISYYDYYQPESYIAKKDQYIEKDAQINPKIEMMRLAATASLLSHRDTIIVASVSCIYGLGNPENFKNLGFELRTGQKIGRTEILEKLISILFERNDLELMPGRFRVKGDTIDIIPGYFNDIIRIELFGDEIERISEVDKNTGKEKERLEYFYVYPARHFVTPESERQRSLASIRSELDEVLGEGKLDDLSAHRLRQRTQYDLEMIEETGSCKGIENYSRHFDGRAAGEKPFCLLDYFPDDFLLVIDESHQSLPQVRGMYNGDHSRKMSLVEYGFRLPSAFDNRPLKFDEFEKYMRQVIFVSATPGEYELSHSGDVVEQIIRPTGLVDPVVEVRPIKGQTDDIIREIQAVIARGDRALVTTLTKKLAEELTEYLAQQGIKTRYLHSEIQALERTELIRQLRLGLFDVLVGINLLREGLDIPEVGFIGILDADKEGFLRDSRSLIQIIGRAARNAESRVVLYADNMTESMRVAMSETARRREMQILFNTEHDIVPKTIKKPVREKEVDIKDVKHLPKSEIPNLIIELEAEMKAAAAGLDFEKAIALRDRVKELRNGL; encoded by the coding sequence ATGGCAGGCATGTTTGAGATCACCTCCTCGTTCGCTCCCCGCGGCTCGCAGCCGGAAGCAATCGCCGAACTCACCGACAGAATTTTAGACGGCGAACAGTATCAGACCCTGCTTGGCGTGACGGGGTCAGGAAAAACCTTCACCATTGCAAATGTTATCGCAAACGTCCAGAGACCAACGCTCGTGCTTGCCCACAACAAAACCCTTGCCGCACAACTTTACAATGAGTTCAAGGAATTTTTCCCGAACAATCATGTCGAGTACTTCATCTCCTACTATGACTACTACCAGCCCGAGTCCTACATCGCCAAAAAAGATCAGTACATCGAAAAGGATGCACAAATCAATCCCAAAATCGAGATGATGCGGCTTGCGGCGACCGCGTCTTTACTCTCCCACAGAGATACTATAATAGTGGCTTCGGTCTCCTGCATCTATGGTCTGGGTAACCCTGAGAACTTCAAAAATCTCGGTTTTGAACTCCGCACCGGTCAAAAAATCGGCAGGACCGAAATTCTCGAAAAACTCATCAGCATTTTGTTCGAGAGAAATGATCTTGAACTGATGCCCGGACGATTCCGCGTCAAAGGGGACACGATCGATATCATCCCCGGTTACTTCAACGACATCATCAGAATCGAACTGTTTGGTGATGAGATCGAACGAATCTCTGAGGTGGACAAAAACACCGGCAAGGAAAAAGAACGGCTCGAGTACTTTTATGTCTATCCGGCGCGCCACTTCGTCACGCCCGAGTCTGAACGGCAGCGAAGTCTTGCATCCATTCGATCTGAACTTGACGAAGTTCTCGGAGAGGGAAAACTCGACGATCTCTCGGCCCACCGTCTGCGTCAGAGGACGCAGTATGATCTTGAGATGATTGAAGAGACCGGCTCCTGCAAAGGTATCGAGAACTACTCCCGCCACTTCGATGGACGAGCCGCAGGCGAGAAACCGTTCTGTCTGCTTGATTACTTCCCTGATGATTTTTTGCTGGTGATCGATGAGAGTCACCAGTCGCTCCCGCAGGTTCGGGGGATGTACAACGGTGATCACTCAAGAAAAATGTCGCTGGTTGAGTACGGGTTCCGGCTGCCGAGCGCATTTGACAACCGCCCTCTCAAGTTTGATGAGTTTGAGAAGTATATGCGTCAGGTGATCTTTGTCTCGGCAACGCCGGGCGAGTATGAGTTGTCCCACTCGGGCGATGTGGTCGAGCAGATCATCAGGCCGACGGGTCTGGTGGATCCTGTTGTTGAGGTGCGGCCCATTAAGGGGCAGACTGATGATATCATCAGAGAAATTCAGGCGGTGATCGCGAGAGGCGACCGTGCGCTTGTTACGACGCTGACGAAGAAGCTTGCCGAGGAGCTGACCGAGTATCTTGCGCAGCAGGGGATTAAGACGAGATATCTTCACTCGGAGATTCAGGCGCTTGAGCGGACCGAGCTTATCCGCCAGCTGCGGCTTGGTTTGTTTGATGTGCTGGTGGGTATCAATCTGCTTCGTGAGGGTCTTGATATTCCTGAGGTCGGGTTTATCGGAATTCTTGATGCTGATAAGGAGGGGTTCCTGCGTGATTCGCGGAGTCTGATTCAGATCATCGGCCGTGCGGCACGCAATGCTGAGTCACGGGTGGTTTTGTATGCCGACAACATGACCGAGTCGATGCGTGTTGCGATGTCAGAAACCGCCCGCAGACGTGAGATGCAGATTTTGTTCAACACCGAGCATGATATTGTGCCAAAGACGATCAAGAAACCGGTCCGCGAGAAGGAGGTTGACATTAAGGATGTGAAGCATCTGCCGAAGTCGGAGATTCCAAATCTCATCATCGAGCTTGAGGCTGAGATGAAGGCAGCCGCCGCTGGTCTTGACTTTGAGAAGGCGATCGCACTTCGCGACAGGGTTAAGGAGCTGCGGAACGGGTTGTGA
- the purH gene encoding bifunctional phosphoribosylaminoimidazolecarboxamide formyltransferase/IMP cyclohydrolase, giving the protein MTRALLSVWDKTGILDLAKALAAKNIGILSSGGTAKTLRDAGIPVTDVSEYTGFPEMMDGRVKTLHPKVHGGLLGRRGTDDDIMKAHGIEGIDILCVNLYPFEEMSQKNLPLDELIEFVDIGGPAMIRAASKNFKDVAVVVDPSDYPMVIEAVSGKGFTYEQRLGLAAKALTRTAAYDGAISNYLNSLGSDFPTTYTFQFANGRPLRYGENPHQKAAVYGTSGIAGQVALQGKEMSYNNYLDVHAAVGLCRELPSPATVIVKHNNPCGVALGSTQLASYLKARDVDPVSAYGSVVAMNSQVGKDVAEEICSTFVEVLIAPSFTDEAREIMKKKENMRLLLLPPEVSADEVRTIDGGILVQRTPAHEEGWEIVSKRAPTAEEVAALKLAWKVVKHAKSNAIIYANATETVGLGVGQMSRVDSAKLAIIKASEFGRTMKGTVIASDAFLPFADTLEVAAAAGATALIQPGGSIRDAEVIAKADELGVAVVFTGTRHFRH; this is encoded by the coding sequence ATGACTCGTGCACTCCTGTCGGTCTGGGACAAGACCGGCATTCTTGATCTTGCCAAAGCCCTGGCAGCAAAAAATATCGGCATTCTCAGTTCCGGCGGAACCGCAAAGACGCTTCGTGACGCAGGCATTCCGGTCACAGACGTCTCTGAGTACACCGGTTTTCCGGAGATGATGGACGGCCGCGTCAAGACACTGCACCCGAAGGTTCACGGCGGCCTTCTGGGCAGGCGCGGAACAGACGACGACATCATGAAGGCTCACGGCATCGAGGGCATCGACATTCTCTGCGTCAACTTATATCCGTTTGAGGAGATGTCTCAAAAGAATCTGCCGCTTGACGAACTGATCGAGTTTGTCGATATCGGCGGCCCTGCAATGATTCGTGCGGCGTCCAAAAACTTCAAAGACGTTGCCGTTGTGGTGGACCCGAGTGATTACCCGATGGTCATCGAAGCCGTGAGTGGCAAAGGGTTCACGTACGAACAGAGGCTCGGCCTTGCCGCAAAGGCTCTCACCCGGACCGCTGCCTATGACGGCGCGATCTCCAACTATCTGAACAGCCTCGGCAGTGATTTCCCAACCACCTACACATTCCAGTTTGCCAACGGCCGCCCGCTGCGCTATGGAGAAAACCCGCACCAGAAGGCAGCAGTCTACGGAACATCAGGCATCGCAGGACAGGTTGCTTTGCAGGGCAAGGAGATGTCCTACAACAACTATCTTGATGTGCACGCGGCGGTCGGCCTCTGCCGCGAACTCCCGTCTCCGGCAACGGTCATTGTAAAACACAACAACCCGTGCGGGGTAGCTCTTGGGTCAACCCAGCTTGCCTCCTACCTGAAAGCACGCGATGTGGATCCGGTTTCCGCCTACGGCTCGGTCGTTGCGATGAACAGCCAGGTCGGCAAAGATGTTGCCGAAGAGATCTGCTCCACCTTTGTTGAGGTATTGATCGCCCCCTCCTTCACGGATGAGGCACGCGAGATCATGAAGAAAAAGGAGAACATGCGTCTTTTGCTTCTCCCGCCCGAAGTTTCGGCTGATGAAGTTCGGACGATCGACGGCGGCATTCTTGTGCAGCGAACTCCGGCCCATGAAGAGGGCTGGGAGATTGTGTCAAAGCGTGCGCCAACCGCTGAAGAGGTTGCCGCACTGAAGCTTGCATGGAAGGTTGTCAAGCATGCGAAGAGCAATGCGATCATTTATGCGAACGCGACCGAAACCGTCGGGCTTGGCGTCGGCCAGATGAGCCGCGTGGACTCGGCAAAACTTGCCATAATCAAGGCATCTGAGTTCGGCAGAACAATGAAAGGAACCGTCATCGCATCCGATGCGTTCCTGCCGTTTGCCGATACGCTTGAGGTTGCGGCAGCTGCTGGCGCGACCGCACTCATTCAGCCGGGAGGCTCGATCCGTGATGCCGAGGTTATTGCCAAGGCAGATGAGCTTGGCGTTGCGGTGGTGTTTACCGGAACCCGCCACTTCCGGCACTAA
- a CDS encoding DUF4013 domain-containing protein: MSIGIVENVTGSFAFAKDRLVGKWLDWLILIILFIIPIIGWALLFGFLARVYRGGEPKLGDWIKMLIDGILMWIVFIVYMIIPAIVFVILGGAAVLTSFASVDGMMNPTGALGAALGLGVGVILSVIIAIIFGFLATMGMVRFAKEEKFGAAFQVGELFKIIGKIGWLHYILSWIVLAVIFAIIYFIVGLITGLVAPLGMIILWIIGPVLVIWQGKFYAHLYESA, translated from the coding sequence ATGTCTATTGGTATTGTAGAAAATGTCACAGGTTCTTTTGCATTTGCAAAAGACAGGCTTGTCGGCAAATGGCTTGACTGGCTTATTCTTATCATCCTGTTTATCATCCCGATCATCGGATGGGCTCTGCTGTTCGGATTCCTTGCCCGTGTATATCGCGGCGGAGAACCAAAACTTGGCGACTGGATCAAGATGCTTATCGATGGTATCCTGATGTGGATCGTATTCATTGTTTATATGATCATTCCGGCTATCGTGTTCGTTATCCTTGGCGGTGCAGCTGTTCTTACCTCCTTCGCCTCGGTTGATGGTATGATGAATCCGACTGGTGCACTCGGCGCAGCATTAGGACTTGGTGTTGGTGTAATTCTCTCTGTCATTATTGCCATTATCTTCGGTTTCCTGGCTACTATGGGTATGGTCCGGTTTGCCAAGGAAGAGAAGTTCGGCGCTGCATTCCAGGTCGGTGAACTTTTCAAGATCATCGGCAAGATCGGCTGGCTGCACTACATCCTTTCCTGGATCGTTCTTGCAGTCATCTTTGCCATCATCTACTTCATTGTCGGTCTGATCACGGGACTCGTCGCTCCGCTTGGAATGATCATTCTCTGGATCATCGGTCCGGTTCTGGTAATCTGGCAGGGTAAATTCTACGCTCACCTCTACGAGTCTGCGTAA
- a CDS encoding GNAT family N-acetyltransferase, whose product MDIGEENRQNQPEIKYLMIRNWQTKEIIDLYRAGGWWEMGWNPGGIAPLIRGSFLFIIALDSATGSAVGMGRIIADGSSDGYIQDVAVLPSYRNLGIGSKIAEILRSLGQTLGLSWLGLIAAPEAEGIYKRAGFSPMERYTPMNLEQERPNRYHDTQ is encoded by the coding sequence ATGGACATTGGGGAAGAAAACAGACAAAATCAACCGGAAATCAAATACCTGATGATCAGAAACTGGCAGACCAAAGAGATCATCGACCTCTACCGTGCAGGCGGCTGGTGGGAAATGGGCTGGAACCCAGGCGGTATCGCGCCCCTCATTCGCGGTAGTTTCCTCTTCATAATCGCACTTGACAGCGCAACAGGCTCTGCCGTAGGCATGGGAAGAATCATCGCCGACGGCTCATCAGACGGCTACATACAAGACGTCGCCGTCCTTCCCAGCTACCGGAATTTGGGCATCGGATCAAAAATTGCCGAAATTCTACGCAGCCTCGGGCAAACCCTCGGCCTCTCATGGCTCGGCCTCATTGCAGCGCCCGAAGCTGAAGGCATCTATAAACGCGCAGGATTTTCTCCCATGGAACGCTACACCCCCATGAACCTTGAACAGGAACGACCGAACAGATATCATGACACTCAGTGA